The sequence below is a genomic window from Corvus cornix cornix isolate S_Up_H32 chromosome 1, ASM73873v5, whole genome shotgun sequence.
catttcttttctgtggaaaattagAAGAATAAGTAGTTAAATCAGCTTTCTATGAACAGTTACAGTTAAAAAACAGTTGTCAGTATATTAAGCCCAGAACTTCGAGGTTTGTGTGTAATTTCTCCCTCTTTAGAcaaaaggataaagaaaagtAGCTGCTGTGACTGCTGTAGAAATGTTGAAAGCCAATGATAGGTACTCCAGCAAATGGCAGAATCTAAGGACAGTAGTTAATATTTcaagaggaggggaaaagtgTGTCTTTGAGGAGAAACAGTACATATTACATAAAAGACAagagaggggttttttgttatttgtttggtttaagATTTTTGTGATCCTTGTGGCTGGTAAACCTCGACAGACTTTAGGGTTGAgatttattaaagaaatgaaCTTGCCAGTGGCAGATGAGTTGTCCTTAAGACCCTTTTGAGGAAAACCTCTGAAATAAGTGTAGAATTGTAGTAACAGTTGAAATGGCTGAAAATATACAACGTTGGTTTGGATAAAGTGATGTTAACACCTGTTAACAATTGTAAGGGTCTTCACCTGTGGACGGAGTTTGTTGCTCATATCTCCAGTTTGGGAAGTCTCATGTGCTTGAAGGCTTTTATCTACCGGTATTTTTCTGACAAGGTGTCAGGTTGAGCTGTGAGGTGCAGGGAGTGCAGTGTAAGTTGCATAAGTTTTGGAAGTGCTTGGAAAGGTTTTGTCAAAGAGCAGTGATTAACTGAGTCatacagagcagaaaagaagTCAAATGGGTTAGAGAGCTAGTGCATAGATCAGGAAGAGAGAGATAAGGTAGCACATTTTAAATTCGTTACTTTTAGAGTAGAATAGGTTTTCTGGGTGCTGTAAAACTTGTCAATTTGCCAGGATATTCTCTAGCAAAATAACATGTTGTCTTCATGTCTTATCTTCACAGGGTATGttgaaaattacttcagtgaAGTAAATAGTTTTCTTAATATCCAGGTTGACACATTTGTGCTTTGGCAGTTGTATATTATATGAGGCAAGTTAAATAGGTGAAGTCAGAAGGGACACTTACTTGGTCTGCTCAAAAGAGCAAGTCATTGCTGCCTTGTTTTAATTGATTGATAGTGTCATATGTTAAAAGATTTGCCAAGGTGAGGTAACAAATCTTAGCAGCTAAATTAGCCTGTGCTTGTAACTGGACTAGAAATTAAGAAGGCTTAAATGCATCCAAACCTGTTTAGCTGTGTAGAATCTGCTGTGCCTTGGCATCAGGTagacctaaaaaaaaaagctgttctaCAAATAAATTGATTATGAATTTGCCATCTGGAGATTTCAGGTGTTTTTAAGACCTGCTTCAAATGTGAAATGCAGAGTTAAGTCAGGCTCTTAGTAAGAGAGGTGCCTGTagagcagagctgggtttgttgGATCAAGGTTATGAAATCTGATAAGGAAGCAACCCTGCCTGAGTTTTGTTTGTGTTAGGGCTTTTTTTGTGGACATAATTCCACTGTGACCTCAGTGTTTCTcagacttattttttttattactattattactttttttaaaccCCCTTCTTCCGAGAAACATCTGTGCTGAATAACAGTTGACTGTTGTTAAATGGCTTTCTGAAGCCAAGCCTTGGTTGCCAGCACAGTTTTGAGAACCAAGCATCAGAGGAACAAAGAGCCTGTCTTGTGTTCTCACTGTTATCCATATCTGATACCCAGGCATCATCAAGAAGCAGCCTGActtggaagcagcagagaacaggGGGATTGGGTTACACTgaagcaaacaaatgaaaaggaaagagttaAGTGTTGATGAGAGGATAGCATCTGGGTAGAGACCACAATTCTTACCCCTGGAATGATTCCCtacctttttggtttttactgtTTTACGATGATTTGTCTTGTCACTGACATTCTGTGGAATTCTTCACCTAATGCTCTCCACATTTCACAGAACTTGCTGATACCCCCGGGCATGGGTCATAGATTGTAAGTGGCAGAGTCCCTTCAGGGTGTGAGCGATGTTCTGTGCAGGGTTGAATGCCTAGATAAGCTCTGGATGTTAGTGCTGTCAGCTTTGCTCTTGAGCAGCATGCTGCAGTTGCCCTGAGGAGACTGGGAAGAGGGAGTGCTGGAGAAGGATGGACTGTATACATCTGTGTTCATTGGCAAACGTCTCTATACCCAGCCATGTTTCCAGCTTTTAATGTGATCCACTTTGTTTCTAAGTAACAGATTATGGCAATTTTACTTAATTACATTTCTCTGATACGTTTCACTGCCCAATTGCACAAGCTCATACTTTCTGAGTCtctcacaaatattttttgacCATAATAGCTTTTGATTACACAAGAGATGGCAGATTTGGGTCATGTTCACAACAGCCCCagccttatttttctttgcatgtttCACATACGTATCAACTGCTTGCTTACATGGCATATGTAACTTATAaggctacaaaaaaaaattcacaagtGAAAATTTTATGAATTGGAATTGGAATTGAAATTCCCTTTGAAAACGCCCTCAGAATGCCACTCTGCCACCAGTGGTTATTTGCTAGGTCACaaatttttaattagtttgCTTGTAAAAGAGCAGCTGTTCGGCTGCATTGGATATAGTTTACTTAAATACCCTGTTAAGAAAAGGTCTGTTTTTCCAGTGGCTAGCTATTTGTTCACCTAAATACATGGAAATACAATTACATGTTTCATACAGAATAGAATGTTTACTTTCAGAGCtacatgtctttttttttcctccacataAAGGAATTTACCTTACTGTCTGTTGATGAAAGTGCAAAATACGCTTTCTAAtaagctttttgattttttgtttttttttgttacagcaATGTCCTCTTGCTTGTAGAAGCGTCATGACACACAGCAGCATCATGGTGGACGTAGGCAAGTGGCCAATATTTACCTTACTGTCCCCCCAAGAGATTGCTTCCATTCGGAAAGCGTGTGTGTTCGGAACGTCGGCCAACGAAGCCATTTACATCACGCACAATGATGAGGTGAGCCTGGCATCGAGCTGGGTGCATGCTCCACAATTAGCTGTTTTCAGAATATTTGTAGATTAATAGCTTCTCAAAAGCATTATGTGAAATTTGTGGTTTCCAAAACATGGTGGATGTAatgtttgagatttttttttttttttaaagttttgtgtGAGGACGGTATAGATGGACTATATAGAAAACTTTCAAATGGcaaaggccaggttggattACATGCACGTTTGAAGAcaggaagaatttaaaagaagttgTGGTAGCTTGAAGTTAAGTGCAAACACACAGATACAAAGATAGAAAATGAGGTTATGGCTTGCTaagtaaaaaatacagtggAAGATTATCTGTAGATTTTAATGATTCAGAAACTCATTATGAGTTagcacagtgctgctgaaagaaaacaagccagGTGTTCTGGGATGTATTAATGGGAAGGTTTCTCATACGACTGGGTagagaaggatttttcttcccctaaGTCCTGTCAGTAGTGCCTGTAGGATGAGCCTCCCACAGTATAGCTTTTTACATGCTTATGCTTTATTTGCTATTtacaaactgcttttaaaagaaggtgGTGTCTTCCGCTTTTCACAGTTTCAGACTTTTTATGGTGCagttcctgaaaataaaaagcctaaCTTCCAGGACTGTATGAATTGGAATAATTCAGACTCATCAGTTAACATCCAAACTGCCCTTGTGCTGACTCTTGGGGTTGTTAATTTCTGTGCGGGAAGTCTCTGGCCCGTGGAGGTCCAAGATGAAACTCTGTCCCCAGTTAATTACACATCTGTGCATACCTGAGTATAAATCATCTGAAGTGAGTATGCCTTTGTTTTTCAGGTATTTGTTTTTGGACTGAATTGCAGTAATTGTTTGGGAACTGGAGATAATCAGAGCACAATAGTACCAAAGAAATTAGAAGCCTTATGTGGAAAGAAGATCTCCAGTCTCAGTTACGGAAGTGGACCCCATGTTGTTCTTTGTACTGAAGGTAGAAAATCAACAATTAGTATAGAAACATAAGTTAGAGATTTTAAGTTCCACTTCCATTTAACAGGAATGGATTAAGATGTAACTGTATTAAGTTAAGTTGCTAATGTACACTAAGAGGTTCTTGTTGGTCTTAAGTGGAAGCAAATGGGTTTTGTAATAGGTAAAGTTTCCATTTCCATTATGTTGAAGCACTCCCACATATTTCCACAGTCTAGAGGTTATGCTGTGATACATGAATATAAAACATAGTATATAATGTTTTAGTGTACAGATGATTCTTGTAATAGTTTCCCTTTTTGTTAACatcctttcattttcatgttgGTATTTGCTAATGTCTTGGAATTCTGTCTcaattttcctggaatttttaGTGGTTTtcatcacaaatatttttgcagatgGTGAAGTGTATGCTTGGGGACATAATGGTTACAGCCAACTTGGAAATGGCACAACCAATCAGGGCATTACTCCTGTTCAAGTTTGCACAAATCTCTTAATAAAGAAAGTGGTGGAAGTAGCTTGTGGCTCTCATCATTCCATGGCGCTCTCATTGGATGGGGATGTAAGTTGAAACCTGTTCAAATCTCTTAATCTCCTTGTTGAAGTGAACAGTGGAGGTGACCTTGCAGTTTGAACTTCTCTCTGTTTCTACAGTGTAGTTACAAACATAaccttttctcctgctgcctcaAACTAGGGTGtccttttcttcagagcagacttgaaaacaactaaaaaaaaaaaaccccaaaaaacaaattaataagcccccctgcaaaaaaaaaaaggcaacccCAAAACCAAGGGAAATAAAGCTTAGTAAACTTTTGTGTCTCTCACAGGAGTGACACTAGAAAGATGTGCCACTTACAGGTGAAAGAATGGTTTGTGAGGTGCAAAATGTAACTTATTTGCTTGCAGGTCTGTTAGGGGGTGTGTTGAGTTTGTATTTATTGGATTAGAATTTAGCCTGTTTCTTGTAGAAATGTCTTGCATTTCCACGCTGGTACTGCAAAAGAATGTTGCTCTGCACACCTCTGAATACCTTGGTGTGTAGCTTCATGCTATGTGGCTTCAGGCTGCGTGTCATGAGAGACACAATTAGTTTCCAGTTATGCAGATTTGACCAATGTATGCACAGTGGAAAATCTGGTTTCAGCTGTGCActttacaaaagaaaagctctaattttaaaaccttttaacAATGAAAAGGGAAACTACAATTCTTTCCATCCTGATAATCTGAGCATGTCTGTTGTGGTCCAGTATGGAATAACAgtgcaacaaaatattttaagggtAGGAAAGAGAGCTTGGGTTAAATGGTCTGTATTTTATCTGAAAGAAGAGCCTACACTTATGGAAGATTTTGTGCTGTCATGTTTGACTTGATTAAACTAAAAAATCTGGTGAGCGTGCAGGAAGGAGAGGGCAATCACGCATTGCTTACAACAGAGGTGCCAGCTGCTGTGTGGTAGCTGCCTGTGAAGGCCGTGCTGTCTCTTGTCATAAATGTGACATGCTTGAAATCTCAGTGGAAGTAGGGAAATTTCTTTGTGTTGACCATGGAGTTGATACTTGCAGCTTGCTTGCCAGTGTGGCTTGTTAATATACTTTAACTTGGTTTGTTTGTGTGCTGAGCTTTTACCAGAATTGAGTGCACTGAAAGCACCAAAATGTGTTAAGCAGCTTTATTTACAGAAAGATTTGGCTGCCAACCCCCTCGTGACCTGATATACCTGAAGCCTCAGGGGGACATTGAAGTTGGAAGTATTTGTGGAAATACCTGGTGTATTTGGTTTGTATGGTTCAGTGCAGTTTTAATGCagtgcaaattttaaaaagaagtattttaatgaTAGAATTAAAGGAATGCAGACATTCATGCTTCTCTGGCATGTCCTTTGGCATTTTGATCTACCTTCTGAGATTCTCTacctaaatattttctgttactgaaattattttataaagcatCTTCAAATATTCAGTAGGAATCAAAGATCCAGCAGTTAGAAgtaacaaaaagcaaagaactgaTTCTTCCTTTTGTTCATATTATTCATTGTAAATGAGTTGTGTTGGTGGAGGGTCTTTTGTTCTTGTCTTTGGtgggttgaggttttttttttggtgctgattgaggtgtttgtttttaatgatttttagtGACTCTTGTTTTGGTGTTGCAGTAAACAGGCAGCTTCTAGCACCAAAGGATGTGCAGTCTTCTCATGAGGGTACCTGTCAGTGTGCTTGTACTGCCAAGCATGTGTTTCTAAGACAGCAAACTCTTGAACTGGGTGAAGCACCAGAGAATGAACCATCAGAAACAGTTTTATGCCAAGCTGTGGGCATGTATGCATGTAATAAAAATTGGAGgcactgaaaacacaaagttataagtattttttaatagcatACTACTTCCTGTATTCCTGACTTTCAGATAAAAGGAACTAATATTTTTGCTTGTATTAGTACTAGTTTGCCACTGGAAactttaaactgacagaaatTGTGGGTTCTTTGTTAATGCTGATGTATGAGATAATTTAGCTACTGTGAAACATGGGCTGACAAAAACCTGTTCTTTCACAGCTCTTGAAAGATGTGGAAGAAGTATGCTGAATGTCCAGCAGTAACCTGGTTTAGAGTTCTATGAAGAAAACTATAAAGCTCTAAACTGGGGAGTTGAAGTATGTCTGGGAAACAAATGACATTCCAGCTTGCATTCCTTTTCCCAACATCATGAAATTATAAAGACAGTCACTATGCTCTTTGTCTTACACTCTGACTTGTATTTAATATGGAaatatgttcctttttttttctgttttagtcAGATACTCTCATTCTGTTGcaataaactggaaaaagtGCTATATTCATATTTGCTAGATCAGTCCTAATGCTGTGTATAATTTTCATCTGTTGAAAATGAATTTCAAGCATTTTAGCTTGTTAATTAGGGTAGTTTACCCAATCTGATGCTGTCTACAGGAAGATTATCTATTgctattgttattattattaaggCTTAAActgtgtggttttgtgtgtttttatggACAGCTGTATGCTTGGGGCTACAATAACTGTGGTCAAGTTGGATCTGGATCTACAGCCAACCAGCCAACTCCTCGCAGAGTTTCCAACTGCTTGCAGGGTAAATTTGTAGTTGGCATTGCTTGTGGCCAGACCTCCTCCATGGCCGTAGTAAACAACGGTGAGGTaagtgctcctgctgctgcattccCTCATTCTCTGTTACCTGAACCTACCAAGCTGGTGTCTGATTATGGAGAAATGCTGACAGGGAGTGCTCAGGCTAGGGCTGTATAGATAGTTATCCTGACAACTTCTGTGAGgccagctgaaggaaaacactgcaagTAACTGGAGATGCAGTctttaaacatttcttcttaTGGCAAAGACTGTATTGGAACACAATTCTTACTGAGTCTGCAACTGCAAGAATTTGAACAGTTGTATTAACCATGTCTGTCTTCATTTTGCAATAGATTATTTAACATAAATAATGTTAAAATCTCTTAATTTGTTAAATTAGTCTcagtttatttctgtaaaacatgCACAGTTAAACAGTTAACTTTTCTGCAAGGATATGTTGGCTGattctgttttttaaacacattgCTTAATTACCAGCaacaaacccaaagcattctTTTGACCATTACCCTCTCATTGTGCTACTGTTCCATTTGACATAAGTTTATGGTGCTGTCTTGCTTTTAGGTATGAACTATAACTTCAATTTTACCGCATTTCACCAAACTCAGTGTAGCATCTCCTCATAAGTGGGAGGACTGTAAAGTCCCTGAGGTTGAGATGAGCTTTCATTGTACATACGTCATGGTGTGTCCACTGTAACAAAACTAAGGGAAGAATTAAACTGGGGACTTCCATTTAAACTGATCAGCTTATCAGAATAACTAATTTCATGttatcttcaaaaaaaaaagggaaagtaacGAGGAGAAAGGATGGCATAAAACGCGAAGTGTTGATGCTATGGGAGAGATTTTGGTGTAGTGTAAGTTTCTTGCAGAATTCCTAGTGCAtcaaagacacttttttttagCTTCTTTAAAAGGACAATGCAGGGCAGAAAAGTTGAGTGCAGTAAGtcattgcattttatttagTATCTTTTAACCTTCTCTGTATTGCTCTTCAAATAGCTTACAATTTTTTAATAGTAAGTACTTGGCTTGTGCTTGAAGTCTTAAATGCTCTGTACTTCTGGAGAAGAGTggcttaattttgttttcctcatgcACTCAGGTTTATGGCTGGGGTTACAATGGCAATGGTCAGCTCGGCCTGGGAAACAACGGCAATCAGCTGACGCCGTGCAGAGTGGCAGCGCTGCACAGCGTGTGTGTGCTCCAGGTATGCCCAACGTGGAAATGGAAGTGTATTCCTGCTGCTAGCTTCTGCTGGAACCCTCTCTTTGGAATATTATACCTGCTGCTAGATTTCACTGTTCccatgctgaattttttttagctCCTAGGAATTGCATTTTGCTTATATAAATGCCAGTCAGCTGTAAAATCCTTGCTTTGGTAAATACTTGGGAAGATTTAAAGTTAGCTGCTATAACTATTGTAAATTACTGTTTGGAtacaaattgcatttttgttaCAAAGCTGGATGAAATAGATTAGTCAcaagaaataaaggcaaatcAGATGTTCAAATTGGTTCTACTAAGTATTCTAAGTCTAGTGTTCTGATTAGAAGTTCCTTTAGAAGCAAGGGGAGAGGAAAGATAAGAGTCATGGGGATGGGTTTGATTGTTTggtggttgggttttgtttggtttggattttggtTGGGGTTATTTTTGTAGCTAAAGAATCAAAGTAAAATTTGGGATTTCctgggtttttaaaaagtaaggCTCTCTGTAGAGTTGCATGTGATAACTTGGGTTGAAGGGTTGTTGGCTGTTGAACTGCAGTTCTCCTCATTACAGCGTACTCATACTGTACGGTATTGAGAATAATCCAGCTCTGAAGTACTTTCAGAGTATTGCAAGGTGTGATGGAGAAGTTCAGTGTTCATGTGAAAAGAAAGTAGGTAGTGTCTAGGGAGACTTGTCTAGTGTGCAGTAAATTACTTGGGAGTGGCTGATTAAATTAATGAAGCTGGGACTTCTCCAGTACCTACAGCTAACTTACTTTGTGTTAGCTGTAAGGACTGAGAAATAACACATTGTAGTGCCGAGTGAAGAATGCCTGAGATACTTACCGAGAACTAGTGGAAGGTAATGTGtgcaatattttgtttctcatctgTGTTTGGTTCAGGAGTAACGCTTTATACATTTACTTACAGATTGCCTGTGGCTATGCACACACTCTAGCACTAACAGATGAGGGCTTGCTCTATGCCTGGGGAGCTAACACTTACGGGCAGCTGGGGACTGGCAATAAAAGTAACCAGCTCAGCCCAGTGCAGATcatgatggaaaaagaaaggtaatCTTGCTGAATCTGTTCCTGGATTGATAAAGTCTGAGCATGTGTTATGCAGTCTCTAGCACTGGAAGCATGCATGTGTAGGGCTTGGTGGATTGTTTTTCTATTGCTAATGTTAAAAACATGGGAAAGGATGGTAACTTACTGTTTACAGTAGACTGAGTGCTTTTTGCTGTCTGTAATGGTTATTGAACACAAACACACTTTGCATTTACCTGATACTTAAAGATAATGAATGAATAAGTGTTATGCTATTCTGTATATGGTTCCTTTGCTTAAAATTGGAGCTGTGAAATCAATAAAGCAAGCCATGAATTGAGgcctacattaaaaaaaaaaagaaaaagtggggAGAAAGGAAGCACCACCTTTGCAAGAAGTGacatgtgaggaaaaacaatttttgaaagGTTGAAAATGGTCCACCATGAAAAACAGAACTCAATTTGCAAGGTTGCTTGAGCTGACAGTTAATACCCATTTTTATTGCTCGTACTAGTTAGTAGTTTTTTAGTTTCCTGGActcctaaaagaaagaaattaaccCTTGTAAATCCTCTTTCATCACCCTTTCATCATCCTCATATTTGGGGATAGCTCTTTTGCTGCTTACCTACAAATGTGGACCTCAGTCCCATTCTCTGGGCCCTTGTGTATACATGCAGATTAATGTGCCTTGTCTTGGTCTATAGATCTCTTAATTTGCAATCTCCTCTTAACTGGGAAACACTTCTGCttggtttttctcttccatctgGAAAGTCATtcctatttttttgttgtttctcccACTGagcattaatt
It includes:
- the RCBTB1 gene encoding RCC1 and BTB domain-containing protein 1 isoform X1; this translates as MTHSSIMVDVGKWPIFTLLSPQEIASIRKACVFGTSANEAIYITHNDEVFVFGLNCSNCLGTGDNQSTIVPKKLEALCGKKISSLSYGSGPHVVLCTEDGEVYAWGHNGYSQLGNGTTNQGITPVQVCTNLLIKKVVEVACGSHHSMALSLDGDLYAWGYNNCGQVGSGSTANQPTPRRVSNCLQGKFVVGIACGQTSSMAVVNNGEVYGWGYNGNGQLGLGNNGNQLTPCRVAALHSVCVLQIACGYAHTLALTDEGLLYAWGANTYGQLGTGNKSNQLSPVQIMMEKERVVEIAACHSAHTSAAKTQSGQVYMWGQCRGQSVTFPHLTHFACTDDVFACFATPAVMWRLLSVEHEDFLTVAESLKKEFDSPETSDLKFRVDGKYIHVHKAVLKIRCEHFRTMFQSYWNEDMKEVIEIDQFSYPVYRAFLEYLYTDSVDLPPEDAIGLLDLATSYCENRLKKLCQHIIKRGITVENAFSLLSAAVRYDAEDLEEFCFKFCVNHLTEVTQTTAFWQMDGPLLKEFIAKASKCGAFKN